The proteins below come from a single Caulobacter segnis ATCC 21756 genomic window:
- a CDS encoding 2-hydroxyacid dehydrogenase translates to MRVAMFSAKAYDRKFFDAANSAFEHRIDYFEARLDASSALLAAGYPAVCVFVNDRLDATTLEALATGGTRTVALRCAGFNNVDLAAAERLGVTVVRVPAYSPEAVAEFTLGLLLALDRNIPRAYARVRENNFALDGLIGRNLAGRTAGVVGTGRIGALVARMLRLGFGCEVLASDVVQDPALVEAGVRYVPVRTLLREAEVISLHCPLTPETRHLIDDAAIAAAKPGVLIVNTSRGALIDTTALIAGLKSRQVGGVALDVYEQEADLFFEDLSNEIIQDDLFQRLLTFPNVLVTGHQAFLTEEALTAIAETTLGNLADVEAGRPSTHTVSASAVRSGH, encoded by the coding sequence ATGCGGGTCGCGATGTTCTCGGCCAAGGCCTACGATCGGAAGTTCTTCGACGCCGCCAACAGCGCGTTCGAGCATCGGATCGACTATTTCGAGGCCCGGCTCGACGCCTCCTCCGCGCTGCTGGCGGCCGGCTATCCGGCCGTGTGCGTGTTCGTCAACGATCGGCTGGACGCGACGACGCTCGAAGCCCTGGCGACCGGCGGCACGCGGACCGTGGCGCTACGCTGCGCCGGCTTCAACAATGTCGACCTGGCGGCGGCCGAGCGGCTGGGCGTCACGGTGGTGCGCGTGCCGGCCTATTCGCCCGAGGCGGTGGCCGAGTTCACGCTGGGCCTGCTGCTGGCTTTGGATCGCAACATCCCGCGCGCCTACGCCCGGGTGCGCGAGAACAACTTCGCCCTCGACGGACTGATCGGCCGGAACCTGGCCGGACGCACGGCCGGCGTCGTCGGGACGGGCCGCATCGGGGCGCTTGTGGCGCGGATGCTGCGCCTGGGCTTCGGCTGCGAGGTCCTGGCCAGCGATGTCGTGCAGGATCCGGCGCTGGTCGAAGCCGGCGTCCGCTATGTGCCGGTCAGGACGCTGCTGCGCGAGGCCGAGGTCATCTCGCTGCATTGTCCATTGACGCCGGAGACCCGGCACCTGATCGACGACGCGGCCATCGCCGCGGCCAAGCCGGGCGTACTGATCGTCAACACGAGCCGCGGCGCGCTGATCGACACGACCGCCCTGATCGCGGGCCTGAAGTCACGACAGGTCGGCGGCGTCGCGCTGGACGTCTACGAGCAGGAAGCCGATCTCTTCTTCGAGGACCTGTCGAACGAGATCATCCAGGACGACCTCTTCCAGCGCCTGCTGACCTTCCCGAACGTGCTGGTGACCGGCCACCAGGCCTTCCTGACGGAAGAGGCCCTCACCGCGATCGCCGAGACGACCTTGGGCAATCTCGCCGATGTCGAAGCCGGGCGGCCGTCGACGCATACCGTGTCGGCCAGCGCCGTCCGTTCAGGCCACTAG
- a CDS encoding glutathione S-transferase family protein codes for MITLFATGAGFGLPEISPYVTKTEVQLMMAGLDYRKTVGSRETAPKGQLPWIEDAAQAIGDSTFIRAHIEQKYSVDLDAGLTGKERAQAWAIERMIENHLGWISSYFRFLEPANFAKGPARWFDQAPEHLREGLRQGLLEAVAANIRAVGVGRHLREEVVWLGGLSLRSLDELLEDKTYLMRDTHPVGVDAVAFAMLAAIMTPFFDSPLRREAEGYPRLVAYVGRMMSQFYPAHPWGMRQAA; via the coding sequence ATGATCACGCTGTTCGCCACCGGAGCCGGGTTCGGTTTGCCCGAGATCAGCCCCTATGTGACCAAGACCGAGGTGCAGCTGATGATGGCCGGCCTCGACTACCGCAAGACCGTCGGCAGTCGCGAGACCGCGCCCAAGGGGCAACTGCCTTGGATCGAGGACGCCGCCCAGGCCATTGGCGACTCGACCTTCATCCGCGCCCACATCGAGCAGAAGTACAGCGTCGACCTCGACGCCGGCCTGACCGGCAAGGAGCGGGCGCAGGCCTGGGCCATCGAGCGGATGATCGAGAACCATCTGGGCTGGATCTCCAGCTATTTCCGCTTCCTGGAGCCGGCCAACTTCGCCAAGGGCCCGGCGCGCTGGTTCGACCAGGCGCCCGAGCACCTGCGCGAAGGCCTTCGCCAGGGCCTGCTGGAGGCGGTGGCGGCCAATATCCGGGCTGTCGGGGTCGGGCGGCACCTGCGCGAGGAGGTCGTCTGGCTGGGCGGTCTGTCGCTGCGTTCGCTGGACGAACTGCTCGAGGACAAGACCTACCTGATGCGCGACACCCACCCCGTCGGCGTCGACGCCGTCGCCTTCGCCATGCTGGCGGCGATCATGACGCCTTTCTTCGACTCGCCCCTGCGGCGGGAGGCCGAAGGCTATCCGCGGCTGGTCGCCTATGTCGGTCGCATGATGAGCCAGTTCTATCCGGCCCACCCCTGGGGCATGCGGCAGGCGGCTTGA
- a CDS encoding helix-turn-helix transcriptional regulator produces MRRAERLFQIIQILRRSRAPVTADAIAAELETSKRSVYRDIAALVGQRAPIRGEAGVGYVLEAGFDMPPLMLTPDEIEAAVLGAQWVAGRGDPVLAKAAKDLISKIASAVPDRLRPYVLEPATGAAPAWKPQTDRIDVAQVRAWIHAGRKIRLDYSDEAGAVSNRVIWPVTVGYRETIRMIIAWCELREAFRTFRTDRVVGAEFLDERHGKRPAVLRAEWLKFRDAEIAAWDARQKEAC; encoded by the coding sequence ATGAGACGCGCCGAACGCCTTTTCCAGATCATCCAGATCCTGCGCCGCAGCCGCGCGCCGGTGACGGCCGACGCCATCGCCGCCGAGCTCGAGACCTCAAAGCGCAGTGTCTATCGCGACATCGCCGCCTTGGTCGGTCAGCGGGCGCCGATCCGCGGCGAAGCCGGCGTGGGCTATGTGCTGGAGGCGGGCTTCGACATGCCGCCGCTGATGCTGACGCCCGACGAGATCGAGGCGGCGGTGCTGGGCGCGCAATGGGTGGCCGGACGCGGCGACCCCGTGCTGGCCAAGGCGGCCAAGGACCTGATCAGCAAGATCGCCTCGGCCGTGCCCGACCGCCTTCGACCCTATGTGCTGGAGCCGGCCACCGGCGCCGCGCCGGCCTGGAAGCCGCAGACCGACCGCATCGACGTCGCCCAGGTCCGCGCCTGGATCCACGCCGGCCGCAAGATCAGGCTCGACTACAGCGACGAGGCCGGGGCGGTCAGCAATCGCGTGATCTGGCCGGTCACGGTCGGTTATCGCGAGACGATCCGGATGATCATCGCCTGGTGCGAACTGCGCGAGGCGTTCCGGACCTTCCGCACCGACCGCGTGGTCGGCGCCGAGTTCCTGGACGAGCGCCACGGCAAGCGACCGGCGGTGCTGCGCGCCGAGTGGCTCAAGTTCCGCGACGCCGAGATCGCCGCCTGGGACGCCCGGCAAAAGGAGGCCTGCTGA
- a CDS encoding alpha/beta hydrolase, whose amino-acid sequence MLNRRGALAAFVTGVLGSVAARRAEAAEPSKSAPADPTEIITLWPNGAPGGEGVTVEEQIIDRTTPGGPRDRAQVHTRKPTLAVFRPKKPNGAAVMLIPGGGYERVVLDKEGYETARRLNASGYTCFVLFYRMPGDGWAAGGDAPLQDAQRAIRLVRSKASAMGFSPDRIAIMGFSAGGHLAANLTVRFDADTYAPVDAVDQLPAKPNLSALIYPVISLDLSIAHGGSRKQLLTRDASPDREAVLSPDKQVREGLSPVFLLHAADDKTVPVANALTMFTALKAKAVPAELHVFEEGGHGFGLRFTPDKPVAAWPGLFEAFAKRHGI is encoded by the coding sequence ATGCTGAACCGTCGCGGCGCCCTTGCGGCCTTTGTCACTGGCGTCCTGGGGTCCGTGGCGGCGCGAAGGGCGGAAGCCGCGGAGCCTTCCAAGTCGGCGCCCGCCGACCCCACCGAGATCATCACCCTCTGGCCGAACGGCGCCCCGGGCGGGGAGGGCGTCACGGTCGAAGAGCAGATCATCGACCGCACCACGCCCGGCGGCCCGCGCGACCGCGCCCAGGTCCACACACGCAAGCCGACCCTGGCGGTCTTCCGGCCCAAGAAGCCAAACGGCGCGGCGGTCATGCTGATCCCGGGCGGCGGCTACGAGCGGGTCGTTCTGGACAAGGAAGGCTATGAGACCGCCCGCCGCCTGAACGCGAGCGGCTACACCTGCTTCGTCCTGTTCTACCGCATGCCGGGCGACGGCTGGGCGGCGGGCGGCGACGCGCCGCTGCAGGACGCCCAGCGGGCGATCCGCCTGGTCCGCTCGAAGGCCTCGGCCATGGGTTTCTCGCCAGACCGTATCGCCATCATGGGCTTCTCGGCAGGCGGCCACCTCGCCGCCAATCTGACGGTGCGGTTCGACGCGGACACCTATGCGCCGGTCGACGCGGTCGACCAGCTGCCCGCCAAGCCGAACCTCTCGGCCCTGATCTATCCGGTCATCAGCCTGGACCTGTCGATCGCCCACGGCGGCTCGCGCAAGCAGTTGCTGACCCGCGACGCCTCGCCCGATCGCGAGGCCGTCCTGTCCCCGGACAAGCAGGTGCGCGAAGGGCTCTCGCCGGTGTTCCTGCTGCACGCAGCCGACGATAAGACCGTCCCGGTGGCCAATGCGCTGACCATGTTCACCGCATTGAAGGCCAAGGCTGTCCCGGCCGAGCTGCACGTCTTCGAAGAGGGCGGCCACGGCTTTGGCCTGCGCTTCACCCCGGACAAGCCGGTCGCCGCCTGGCCCGGCCTCTTCGAGGCCTTCGCCAAGCGACACGGGATCTAA
- a CDS encoding TrmH family RNA methyltransferase, which produces MPQFRVVTDPDDPAVAPFRAIKERDLVGREGLFIAEGETVLRAFVRDALERVVSLLIDPKRRDKLEDVFASLPEDVPVHFADQAVLDSIAGFHLHRGVLAVGRKPQPVAANALLAGLPARAVVLVLCGIANHDNIGGIYRNAAAFGADAVILDADCCDPLYRKAIRVSVGAALSVPTARLGRGEDIADLLANTGFEALALSPSASEVLARLKPAPRTAVLLGAEGPGLSPDVMARARTVGVPMAKGFDSLNVATTSGIVLHHLRFAEV; this is translated from the coding sequence TTGCCCCAATTTCGCGTTGTCACCGATCCGGACGATCCCGCCGTCGCCCCGTTCCGCGCGATCAAGGAGCGCGACCTCGTCGGGCGCGAGGGGCTGTTCATCGCCGAGGGCGAGACGGTGCTGCGGGCGTTCGTGCGCGATGCGCTGGAACGTGTCGTCTCGCTGCTGATCGACCCCAAGCGGCGCGACAAGCTGGAGGACGTCTTCGCGAGCTTGCCGGAGGATGTCCCGGTCCATTTCGCCGACCAGGCCGTGCTGGACTCCATCGCCGGCTTCCATCTGCATCGCGGCGTGCTGGCGGTCGGACGAAAGCCCCAGCCGGTCGCGGCCAACGCTCTGCTGGCCGGCTTGCCCGCGCGAGCGGTGGTGCTGGTGCTGTGCGGGATCGCCAACCACGACAACATCGGCGGTATCTACCGCAACGCCGCCGCCTTCGGCGCCGACGCGGTGATCCTGGACGCTGACTGCTGCGACCCGCTGTATCGCAAGGCGATCCGCGTCTCGGTCGGCGCGGCGCTCTCCGTGCCGACCGCGCGACTAGGGCGCGGCGAGGACATCGCCGACCTGCTCGCCAACACCGGCTTCGAAGCCCTCGCGCTCAGCCCTTCGGCGTCCGAGGTCCTGGCGCGACTGAAGCCGGCGCCGCGCACCGCCGTGTTGCTGGGCGCTGAGGGACCGGGCTTGTCGCCGGACGTCATGGCGAGAGCGCGAACCGTCGGCGTTCCGATGGCCAAGGGGTTCGACTCCCTGAACGTGGCCACCACCAGCGGGATCGTGCTGCACCACCTGCGTTTCGCTGAAGTCTAG
- a CDS encoding MFS transporter: MRPEDRARPKEPVRAGFIAAYTLAQIGAFVSFQPLLQVLLPLKAQAIDPAGKAVVLSQVAFYGAIVASIANLLAGAISDRTTSRFGRRRPWIVVGAIGASLAYLAIMRATTPMALIGGVILFQLTFNLCFSALVAVMPDRVPDGQKGLVAAFQSLGNPLGTAAGAVLIGGVLVVEGQRYAAISAALLIGLLPLVISLRDPPLPKSSVPPFRLGAFLSGLWVNPRKHPDFAFAWAGRFMVLVALCLTQNYMLYFLQDVLDYPRLFPGRRAEEGLAILTTVSTVSNVALAMLGGVLSDRLQRRKLFAFGAALAIAATMAVFSLSPSWPLLLVTYLVLGCGAGCFYAVDIALVTQVLPSQRDAGKDLGVINLANTLPQALAPGLAVWALGPTQMNYQVFFLMAAGLALAGGLAILPIRGVR; this comes from the coding sequence ATGCGGCCAGAGGATCGGGCGCGGCCCAAGGAGCCGGTGCGCGCGGGTTTTATCGCCGCCTACACCCTGGCGCAGATCGGGGCGTTCGTGTCGTTTCAGCCGCTGCTTCAGGTGCTGTTGCCGCTGAAGGCCCAGGCGATCGATCCGGCCGGCAAGGCGGTGGTCCTGAGCCAGGTCGCCTTCTACGGCGCGATCGTCGCCAGCATCGCCAACCTACTGGCCGGCGCGATCAGCGACAGGACGACATCGCGCTTCGGACGTCGGCGGCCGTGGATCGTGGTCGGCGCGATCGGCGCGTCCTTGGCCTATCTGGCGATCATGCGGGCGACGACGCCGATGGCCCTGATCGGCGGGGTGATCCTCTTCCAGCTGACCTTCAATCTGTGCTTCTCGGCCTTGGTGGCGGTGATGCCCGACCGCGTGCCCGACGGCCAGAAGGGGCTGGTGGCCGCGTTCCAGAGCCTGGGCAACCCGCTGGGGACCGCCGCCGGCGCGGTGCTGATCGGCGGGGTCCTGGTTGTGGAGGGGCAGCGCTATGCGGCGATCTCGGCCGCGCTGCTGATCGGGCTTTTGCCGCTGGTGATCAGCCTGCGCGACCCTCCCTTGCCCAAGAGCAGCGTACCGCCGTTTCGTCTGGGCGCGTTCCTGTCTGGGCTGTGGGTGAACCCGCGCAAGCATCCGGACTTCGCCTTCGCGTGGGCGGGGCGGTTCATGGTGCTGGTCGCCCTGTGCCTGACCCAGAACTACATGCTCTACTTCCTGCAGGACGTGCTGGACTATCCCCGCCTGTTCCCGGGACGCCGGGCGGAGGAGGGGTTGGCGATCCTGACGACGGTCTCCACGGTCTCGAACGTCGCCCTCGCCATGCTGGGCGGCGTGTTGTCGGACCGGCTGCAGCGCCGCAAGCTGTTCGCCTTCGGGGCGGCGCTGGCCATCGCCGCGACCATGGCCGTCTTCTCGCTGTCGCCCAGTTGGCCGTTGTTGTTGGTGACCTATCTCGTGCTCGGATGCGGCGCGGGCTGCTTCTATGCGGTCGACATCGCCCTGGTGACCCAGGTGCTGCCGTCTCAGCGCGACGCGGGCAAGGACCTGGGCGTCATCAACCTGGCCAACACCTTGCCCCAGGCCTTGGCGCCGGGCCTGGCCGTCTGGGCGCTGGGGCCCACACAAATGAACTATCAGGTCTTCTTCCTGATGGCGGCGGGACTGGCTCTGGCTGGCGGTCTGGCGATCCTGCCGATACGAGGGGTGCGCTGA
- a CDS encoding LacI family DNA-binding transcriptional regulator, with protein sequence MASVTIYDVAARAGVSIKTVSRVMNKEPNVRPAMRDRVLQAAGELGYSPNLSARSLAGSRSFVIAVFVDAALTIDHWRSERGADYLSRIQLGATLECREAGYHLLIELIDHEGPQVRQEVAALLAALKPDGVILTPPSSDNAVVLELLDKAGTPHVRVGPERAEGLGPRVHMDDVAAAREMTEHLIGLGHRRIGFIIGEPRYGASQARREGYLAAMAAHDLPVSDGWVRQGDFTFQSGMAEAKALLALPDRPTAIFASNDDMALGCVAAIAEAGLMTPGDVSVAGFDDSPSARFSRPQLTTVRQPVAEMSSVAAKLLITRAKTNEPADRPQDLLLPFELIHRASTAPPPR encoded by the coding sequence ATGGCTTCGGTGACGATCTACGACGTCGCCGCGCGGGCGGGCGTCTCGATCAAGACCGTCTCGCGGGTGATGAACAAGGAGCCGAACGTCCGGCCCGCCATGCGCGACCGTGTCCTGCAAGCAGCCGGCGAACTCGGCTACAGCCCGAACCTGTCGGCGCGCAGCCTGGCCGGCTCGCGCTCGTTCGTGATCGCCGTGTTCGTCGACGCCGCCCTGACCATCGACCATTGGCGCAGCGAGCGCGGGGCCGACTATCTGAGCCGCATCCAGCTGGGCGCCACGCTGGAGTGCCGCGAGGCCGGCTACCACCTGCTCATCGAACTGATCGACCATGAAGGCCCGCAGGTCCGGCAGGAAGTCGCCGCGCTGCTCGCGGCCCTGAAGCCCGACGGCGTGATCCTGACGCCGCCCTCGTCGGACAACGCCGTGGTGCTGGAGCTGCTCGACAAGGCCGGCACGCCCCATGTGCGCGTCGGCCCCGAACGCGCCGAGGGTCTCGGGCCCCGCGTCCACATGGACGACGTCGCCGCCGCCCGCGAAATGACCGAGCACCTGATCGGCCTGGGCCACCGGCGCATCGGCTTCATCATCGGAGAGCCTCGCTACGGCGCCAGCCAGGCGCGGCGCGAGGGCTATCTGGCGGCGATGGCGGCGCACGACCTGCCGGTGTCGGACGGATGGGTTCGCCAGGGCGACTTCACCTTCCAATCGGGCATGGCGGAGGCCAAGGCGCTGCTGGCCCTGCCCGACCGGCCGACCGCGATCTTCGCCAGCAATGACGACATGGCCCTGGGCTGCGTCGCCGCGATCGCCGAGGCCGGCCTGATGACCCCCGGCGACGTGTCGGTGGCCGGCTTCGACGACAGTCCCAGCGCCCGCTTCAGCCGCCCGCAGCTGACCACGGTGCGTCAGCCGGTGGCGGAGATGTCGTCCGTCGCGGCCAAGCTGTTGATCACCAGAGCCAAGACCAACGAGCCGGCGGATCGGCCTCAGGACCTCCTGCTGCCGTTCGAGCTGATCCATCGGGCCTCGACCGCGCCGCCGCCGCGCTGA
- a CDS encoding methyl-accepting chemotaxis protein, with translation MGADAKLDQRMAFMRFDDRARSALRGVQPVIEAEIGTALGQFYDQVRAFPETRGKFRDEAHIAAAERAQAAHWGRIARADYGDSYVSDVERIGRAHVRAELEPRWYIGGYAVVAEELIRAVISKRAKGLFNGAKSDQELADGLSAMVKAIFLDMDLAISSYIAFMDEQRQALEAEREAGQRRQAEAVKALGVALSRLAEGDLSTQVEGSLSPEFQGLRADFEKAVGSLDAAMHAVERSAGGIFAGAEQIARGAEDLSERTERQAATLEQTAAAVEELTTAVGKTAQNARDVSSQVEQASAEARRSGEVVSRAAEAMTKIEAQSQQVNQILGVIDEIAFQTNLLALNAGVEAARAGDAGKGFAVVAQEVRALAQRSADAAKEIKSLITESSRQVGEGVELVGQTGEALRGIVEKVGGIGAMVTAIAASASDQAEALGQVNSAVNQLDQVTQRNASMVAQSTQATHALCAEASDLSKHVGAFRLGGEVGRTSGGPAGQQASSDNAVHSAHARIAAFARPGR, from the coding sequence ATGGGCGCGGACGCGAAGCTGGATCAGCGGATGGCCTTCATGCGGTTCGACGACCGGGCCCGTTCGGCCCTGCGCGGCGTCCAACCGGTCATCGAGGCGGAGATCGGAACCGCGCTCGGACAGTTCTACGATCAGGTCCGCGCCTTTCCGGAGACGCGCGGCAAATTCCGCGACGAGGCCCATATCGCCGCCGCCGAGCGCGCCCAGGCGGCGCACTGGGGGCGTATCGCCCGAGCGGACTATGGCGACAGCTACGTCAGCGACGTCGAGCGCATCGGTCGCGCCCACGTTCGCGCCGAACTGGAGCCGCGCTGGTACATCGGCGGCTACGCGGTGGTCGCCGAGGAACTGATCCGCGCGGTGATCTCCAAGCGCGCCAAGGGCCTGTTCAACGGGGCCAAGTCCGACCAGGAACTGGCCGACGGCCTTTCGGCCATGGTCAAGGCGATCTTCCTGGACATGGACCTGGCCATTTCCAGCTACATCGCCTTCATGGACGAGCAGCGCCAGGCGCTCGAGGCCGAGCGCGAGGCAGGCCAGCGTCGCCAGGCCGAGGCGGTCAAGGCCTTGGGCGTGGCCTTGTCACGCTTGGCGGAGGGGGATCTCTCGACACAGGTCGAGGGCAGCCTCTCGCCGGAGTTTCAGGGGCTTAGGGCCGACTTCGAGAAGGCCGTGGGATCGCTGGACGCGGCCATGCACGCGGTCGAGCGCTCGGCCGGCGGCATCTTCGCCGGCGCGGAACAGATCGCCAGGGGCGCCGAGGACCTTTCCGAGCGCACCGAACGACAGGCGGCGACGCTGGAGCAGACGGCCGCCGCGGTCGAGGAGCTGACCACCGCCGTGGGCAAGACGGCCCAGAACGCGCGCGATGTTTCGTCTCAAGTCGAACAGGCCAGCGCCGAGGCGCGACGCTCGGGCGAGGTTGTCAGCCGCGCGGCCGAGGCCATGACCAAGATCGAGGCTCAGTCCCAGCAGGTGAACCAGATCCTGGGCGTGATCGACGAGATCGCCTTCCAGACCAACCTGCTGGCGCTGAACGCGGGCGTCGAGGCGGCCCGGGCGGGCGACGCGGGCAAGGGCTTCGCCGTCGTCGCGCAGGAAGTGCGGGCCTTGGCCCAGCGCTCCGCCGACGCGGCCAAGGAGATCAAGTCGCTGATCACCGAGTCGAGCCGCCAGGTGGGCGAGGGGGTCGAACTGGTCGGCCAGACCGGCGAGGCGCTGCGGGGTATCGTCGAGAAGGTCGGCGGCATCGGGGCGATGGTCACCGCGATCGCGGCCTCCGCCAGCGACCAGGCCGAAGCCCTGGGGCAGGTCAATTCCGCCGTGAACCAGCTGGATCAAGTCACCCAGCGCAACGCGTCCATGGTCGCGCAGTCGACCCAGGCGACTCACGCGCTCTGCGCCGAGGCGTCAGATCTTTCCAAGCACGTGGGCGCCTTCCGCCTCGGCGGCGAGGTTGGCCGGACGTCCGGCGGACCCGCGGGCCAGCAAGCCTCGAGCGACAACGCGGTCCACTCCGCTCACGCCCGCATCGCGGCCTTCGCGCGTCCAGGGCGCTAG
- a CDS encoding ABC transporter permease — MALPADFTLAEQDGRPTAVLSGDWTARGLFDAGLRLAEALDGVDNPTFDLTGVNRCDTAGAYAILRAADERLKPEDVKARHGVVRLLQLVAAAIQVKSEPAVRPSGFRALLERIGRGVFGLFSDAFSTMAFLGHLLTAVGRSIVDPRRIRWAPIVALCERAGLDAMPIVATTTFFIGAVVALLGANMLTDFGAQVYSVELIGISVMREFNILITAILLAGRSASSFAAEIGSMKMNQEIDAMQVMGVDPYEALVLPRFAALLLTIPILTFVATIAGLAGGILVVWIVLDLSPNFFLQRIVDYVGPTHFWIGLSKAPVMAAVIAAIGCRQGMEVGQDVEALGRRVTAAVVHAIFAIILIDAVFALIYMELDI, encoded by the coding sequence ATGGCGCTTCCTGCGGACTTCACCTTGGCCGAACAGGATGGCCGCCCGACGGCGGTGCTGTCGGGGGACTGGACCGCCCGCGGGCTGTTCGACGCCGGCTTGCGCCTGGCCGAGGCCCTGGACGGGGTCGATAACCCGACCTTCGACCTGACGGGCGTCAACCGCTGCGACACCGCCGGCGCCTACGCGATCCTGCGCGCCGCCGACGAGCGCCTGAAGCCGGAAGACGTCAAGGCCCGCCACGGCGTCGTTCGCCTGCTGCAGCTGGTGGCCGCCGCCATCCAGGTGAAGTCCGAGCCTGCGGTGCGCCCCAGCGGCTTCCGGGCGTTGCTGGAACGGATCGGGCGGGGCGTCTTTGGCCTGTTTTCCGACGCGTTCAGCACCATGGCCTTCCTGGGCCATCTGCTCACCGCGGTCGGCCGCAGCATCGTCGATCCCCGGCGGATCCGCTGGGCGCCGATCGTCGCTCTGTGCGAACGCGCGGGCCTGGACGCCATGCCCATCGTGGCGACCACGACCTTCTTCATCGGCGCGGTGGTGGCCCTGCTGGGCGCCAACATGCTCACCGACTTCGGGGCCCAGGTCTATTCGGTCGAGCTGATCGGCATCTCGGTGATGCGCGAATTCAACATCCTCATCACGGCGATCCTGCTGGCCGGCCGGTCGGCCTCGAGCTTCGCGGCCGAGATCGGCTCGATGAAGATGAACCAGGAGATCGACGCCATGCAGGTCATGGGCGTGGATCCCTACGAGGCGCTGGTGCTGCCGAGGTTCGCCGCCCTGCTGCTGACCATCCCGATCCTGACCTTCGTGGCGACGATCGCCGGCCTGGCGGGCGGCATTCTCGTCGTCTGGATCGTGCTGGACCTGTCCCCGAACTTCTTCCTGCAGCGGATCGTCGACTATGTCGGCCCCACCCACTTCTGGATCGGCCTGTCGAAGGCCCCCGTCATGGCCGCGGTGATCGCGGCCATCGGTTGCCGCCAGGGCATGGAGGTCGGCCAGGACGTCGAAGCGCTTGGCCGCCGGGTCACCGCCGCGGTCGTCCACGCCATCTTCGCCATCATCCTGATCGATGCGGTGTTCGCCCTGATCTACATGGAGCTGGACATATGA